The sequence below is a genomic window from Candidatus Eisenbacteria bacterium.
CCCGTCGGCGTTCGCGAATTCCGCGTGATGCGTGATGTTGTCGTAGCCGCCCGCGGCTTCGTAATCCTCGGGAAGCGCGACACCGAGCTCGACGCCGTTCAGCGTGATGTTCACGTTGCCGCTGGTCCCGTACACGGAGCCCGAGAGGAACACGTCGTAGATGGAGCCCACGCGACCGACGTCGCCGACGACCCACAGCTCGAAGGTGCCTTCGGTGAGCACCCACGTCTCGAGGTTCGTGTCGTACACGGCGTCGGGGCTGTAGAGCTGAAGCGCGGGGATCGCGTGCGCGATCGGAGCAGCGAAGATGATCGTCGCGAAGATGAACGCTGATGTGAGAGCACGAGTACTGCGGGTCACGTTTGTCGAGCCTCTCCGGTACTACGGGCCGTACTTACTGCAAGGGAATGCGTTCCTTCGCGTGCTTCTCGACTCCTGAAGATTGTACTTCCTGCTCGGGACCCGCGTCAAACTTTTTTTTCGCTTTCTGCGAGTCCGTAACTCCTCGAACAGAAAAGAGTATACGCGACCCTGTCAGAAAGTGTCAAATATTTTTTGCAATTTGCACGGCTGCTTGACCAGTTCAGGGTAAGTAGCTGGTACAATAGGTACTTACCTTCTCCGGGTTTCGGGGTCACTCTGACAAGATTCCGCGACCGGCCGGGTACAGGAAGGCCTCCAGCCTGGCCGCGTACCGCCGGCATGCCAGGTCGAGCGTCGGAAGGGTCCGGTTCCGGCGCCCCCGAGCGTCGGCAGCCTCTCCGCAGAGAAGGAATCCCAGGAGCTCCTCCTCCCTCATGAGGGGCGCCGCGCACGTGGCGGAGCACGCGGAGATCTGCGCCGCGTTCTCGACGTAGATCGGAATGTATTCGAGATCGTCGCTTCTTCCGCGCAGTGGAATCGCGTGCCCCACGCGTCGCAGCTCGGACGCGAGCGGATCGTCGTGCCTCACCGACACCGGCGGGAGTTCCGGGAGCGTCGTCGAGACGGGAACGAACTTCGCGCTGTCCTCTTCCGCGAGGAAGAGGGTCACGGGCTCGGCTCCCGCGACGTCGCGCACGTTCTGCGGAATGATCGCGCAGAGCTCCGCACGCGAGCGCGCCGAGTGCGCGGCCTGCTCCACGCGCGCGCTCAGCCCGCGATCATCGACGACGGTGCGATGGGTGTACCAGTTCAGGAGCCGCTGCACGCGGCGCTGGAGACGGTTCGAGATCGCCAGCGCCGCGGTGAGGAGCGCGGCTCCGATGCCGAGCACGACCCAGAGTCCGCGCGCGAGGCTCCATCCGGTGATGCGGGTGACCCAGAGCAGCGCGGCGACGGAGACGAGGATCCCGACCGACGTCGTCAGCGAGACGGTCCTCGTGAGAGGCCTCGGCCGGCGCCGCACGCGCGCATCCGACACCCTCCCGCGGACGAAGGAGAACGTGAGGAGGAAGGAGAGGAGCGCGACCGCGATCGCGCCGAGCCCGAGATCGGCGATCGCGACGTGCCCGCTCGCGAGGCTCGCGATCCCGGCATACGTGAAGTAGCCGCCCGCGAGGAGGATCCCGAGGATTCCCGGGAAGAACGCGCGTCGCCCATGCTTCGGGTACGCGAGATAGGTCGACTCGAAGCTGGCGGCGGTCAGGACGATGTTGAGGACGAGGAGCCCGATGACCCCGAGTCCCAGCCCGTCGAGGGAATATCCGACGCGGCCGTCGATCGTCACCACGTAGGCGGGGCGGGGCTGGATCACGGCGCCCACGAACACTCCGATCGCGGCCAGCGCCTGCCCCACGATGTAGAACCGCCAGACTCCGAGGGGTCCCCGGTTCGGGCCGAGCCCGAGCACGCGGGAGAGGAGCGTCCAGCTGATGCCCACCGACATGGAGAACGCGAGCGTCAGCTCGAACCATCGCGCGCCCGACGCGTCGAGATCGAAGACGGCGCGCGCCCACCCGAACTGGAGGAGCCCGAGGCCGGCGAGGGCGACCGCCCCGACCAGGGTCGGGTAGCGCGGCGGGCTCAGGAGGAGGACGAGCCCCGCGCAGAGGAGCGCCGCGATCCCGCCCATGAGAAGGAGGATGAGATCGACGTTCATGATGCGCTTCCGACGCCCGCGGCCACCTCCAGGAGACCCAGCTCCCGGAGCCGAGCCGCCACGTCGCGAAACCGAGCCGAGGCGAGCACGCCGCGCAGGATGGACTCCGTCTTCGAGAGGCGAGCGTAGTGCGTCCACGTGCGCAGCCGCCCGGGGCCGATGACCGGCTGGTCCGGATCGATCTCCCAGGGGTGTACGTTCACCACGAGCGGTTCCCCGCGGTCGCGGAAGGCGCGGGCGGCGGCCACTGACATCCAGGACGGGAGAAGACGCAGGTAGGCCCCCGCCAGCACGGGGACGCGCACCGGTCCGAAGCGGAGCGTGGGGAGCGGAAACTCGGCGATGGAGCTCGTTCCGGACGTCATCCTCACCGGGCGCGTGGGACCTTCGGGGTAGCCGTAGCGGCGGCGGCGGATCGGATAGATGCTCGAGTCGTACCGGTAGCCGGTCTCGGCCAGCACCTCGAGCGCCCAGAGAGTGCTGCCGTTCACGCTGTAACTCGGGGCCCGGAACCCGATCACGGGCGCTCCACAGCAGTCCTCGAGCACCATCCTGGACTCCTTGGCGTCCTCCCGGAACGTCTGCGGTGTCTGTTCGGTGAGCATCCGGTGGTTCATCCCGTGCGACGCGACCTCGTGCCCTCTCGCGGCGATCTCCCGGACCAGCCCGGGGTGCTTGCGGGCGATCCACCCGAGCGTGAAGAACGTGGCTCGTGCCCCGCTCTCATCGAAGAGGTCGAGAAGGCGCCGCGTGTTCCGCTCCACTCTCGAGGGCCAGCTGCTCCACGCCTGTGGGGACACGTACCGCACGAACGCCTGGACCTGGAAGTAGTCCTCGACGTCCACACTGAGCGCGAAGGGCGGCTCGGGCTTCTCGGGGACGCCTCGCGGAACGACCGTCACGGAGGCTCCTAGGGGTGGAACGGCCACGGCCG
It includes:
- a CDS encoding choice-of-anchor N protein; its protein translation is MTRSTRALTSAFIFATIIFAAPIAHAIPALQLYSPDAVYDTNLETWVLTEGTFELWVVGDVGRVGSIYDVFLSGSVYGTSGNVNITLNGVELGVALPEDYEAAGGYDNITHHAEFANADGHQYWTIGDLTSTADAIQDYQPGSDPGTGTGTILKLMVSISGYEAVHFDAFDHYFTGGPNPNGRGSSYKEHYVFAPFSHDATGGGGGGEAPEPGSLWMLGIGLAGLVATARRKRNR
- a CDS encoding XrtA system polysaccharide deacetylase, with the protein product MTVVPRGVPEKPEPPFALSVDVEDYFQVQAFVRYVSPQAWSSWPSRVERNTRRLLDLFDESGARATFFTLGWIARKHPGLVREIAARGHEVASHGMNHRMLTEQTPQTFREDAKESRMVLEDCCGAPVIGFRAPSYSVNGSTLWALEVLAETGYRYDSSIYPIRRRRYGYPEGPTRPVRMTSGTSSIAEFPLPTLRFGPVRVPVLAGAYLRLLPSWMSVAAARAFRDRGEPLVVNVHPWEIDPDQPVIGPGRLRTWTHYARLSKTESILRGVLASARFRDVAARLRELGLLEVAAGVGSAS